One window of the Archangium primigenium genome contains the following:
- a CDS encoding DUF92 domain-containing protein yields MSRDLQALLLSYAYVGVCVLGGEVAARRGAPREWARKFIHVGVGLWVFGALALFEHREWAVVPSLTAAVGNWFIHRQRLLRAVEAPADNLGTVWFALSFSAVLWFAWDRPAVAAGGVLAMAVGDALASLVGRRFGRHPYATLGGETKSLEGSLALLAGTFLSVLAALTWLPGLSPDMPRVSLALLCAVVAAVAEALGSRGRDNLWVPLAAAAVLAWTPAALATGLGVGAACALAIGIASWRRGSLTPSGVLGALLIGTPVFGLAGAVGTVALLGFFISSSALSKAFRARKAGVEAEYAKTGTRDLGQALANGGVGALAAVLLGVTGDARYLLAMLGAFAAANADTWATELGVLSRSAPRLVTTWRTVAPGTSGAVSGLGMLASTGGAAFVGVLAVLAGVSWTALPWIVGAGVAGSLADSALGATAQDVRWCEHCARETERRLHHCGHPTRPLRGWSWLGNDTVNVLATAVGALVAFWA; encoded by the coding sequence ATGAGCCGGGATCTCCAAGCGCTGCTGCTGTCCTACGCCTACGTGGGCGTGTGCGTGCTGGGTGGTGAAGTGGCCGCCCGCCGGGGCGCTCCCCGGGAGTGGGCGCGCAAGTTCATCCACGTGGGCGTGGGCCTGTGGGTCTTCGGTGCCCTGGCGCTCTTCGAGCACCGGGAGTGGGCCGTGGTGCCCTCGCTCACCGCCGCCGTGGGCAACTGGTTCATCCACCGCCAGCGGCTGCTGCGCGCGGTGGAGGCCCCCGCCGACAACCTGGGCACGGTCTGGTTCGCGCTGTCGTTCTCGGCCGTGCTGTGGTTCGCGTGGGATCGGCCCGCGGTGGCGGCCGGCGGCGTGCTCGCCATGGCGGTGGGTGATGCGCTGGCGTCGCTCGTGGGCCGACGCTTCGGGCGCCACCCGTACGCGACGCTCGGCGGGGAGACCAAGAGTCTGGAGGGCTCGCTCGCGCTGCTCGCGGGCACCTTCCTGTCCGTGCTCGCCGCCCTCACCTGGCTGCCGGGCCTGTCGCCGGACATGCCCCGCGTCTCCCTGGCCCTGCTGTGCGCCGTGGTGGCCGCCGTCGCCGAGGCGCTCGGCTCGCGGGGCCGCGACAACCTCTGGGTGCCCCTGGCCGCCGCCGCCGTGCTCGCGTGGACGCCCGCCGCGCTGGCCACCGGCCTGGGCGTGGGCGCGGCGTGTGCCCTGGCCATTGGCATCGCCTCGTGGCGGCGCGGCTCGCTCACGCCCAGCGGCGTGCTCGGCGCGCTGCTCATCGGCACGCCCGTGTTCGGCCTCGCTGGCGCGGTGGGCACGGTCGCCCTGCTCGGCTTCTTCATCTCCTCCAGCGCGCTGTCCAAGGCATTTCGCGCGCGCAAGGCCGGCGTCGAGGCCGAGTATGCCAAGACGGGCACGCGCGACCTCGGCCAGGCCCTGGCCAACGGAGGCGTGGGGGCGCTGGCCGCCGTGCTCCTGGGCGTCACGGGCGACGCGCGCTACCTGCTGGCCATGCTGGGCGCGTTCGCCGCCGCCAACGCGGACACGTGGGCCACGGAGCTGGGCGTGCTCTCGCGCTCGGCGCCCCGGCTGGTGACGACCTGGCGGACCGTGGCGCCGGGCACCTCGGGCGCGGTGTCGGGCCTGGGCATGCTGGCCTCCACGGGCGGCGCGGCCTTCGTGGGCGTGCTCGCCGTGCTCGCGGGCGTGTCGTGGACGGCGCTGCCCTGGATTGTCGGGGCGGGCGTGGCGGGCTCGCTGGCCGACAGCGCCCTGGGCGCGACCGCACAGGACGTGCGGTGGTGCGAACACTGCGCGCGCGAGACCGAGCGCCGGCTCCACCATTGTGGCCACCCCACCCGGCCGCTCCGGGGCTGGTCCTGGCTGGGCAATGATACCGTCAACGTGCTGGCCACCGCCGTGGGTGCCCTCGTGGCCTTCTGGGCCTGA
- a CDS encoding DEAD/DEAH box helicase encodes MSSSFQSLGLSPESLDAVRRARFASPTPIQAQAIPPALAGRDVIGCAITGTGKTAAYLLPLVERLKATDAGPTGLVLAPTRELVQQIAGEASFFGAPRGLTQAVIIGGTDMAGQVEELRAKPSLLIATPGRLADLLREGRVTLSTVRVLVLDEADRMLEMGFAPELEQVLAALPRERQTLLFSATLGHNVTRFAQETLRRPVKVEVTPSGTPAARAVQRVYDVSSEEKYPLLLTLLAKDQLSTLVFTRTRERAEKVQGYLKNAGYKTALIHSDRTQGQRRQALEGFRRGQYRCMVATDIASRGLDVDDIGHVINFDLPHSPEDYVHRIGRTARAGASGRASSFLTERDEETVVAIERITRMRLPRVEVPRKDAAFREALDAFRARSEEDSLLDALDEPRPERPAKKPARERKPVREGKAPRERKPAREGGFARPESRERAGAAPSRSAGKTRGKRPGTARGEARDAERPSRAPGRRPAAGGKPGGSRGKPGGSRASGGRPGGGKPGGRSGGAPRGAGGASRGRGGGGRRSR; translated from the coding sequence GTGAGCTCCTCCTTCCAGTCCCTCGGTCTGTCCCCTGAGTCCCTCGATGCGGTGCGGCGTGCCCGTTTCGCCTCCCCCACCCCCATCCAGGCCCAGGCCATTCCGCCCGCGCTCGCCGGCCGCGACGTCATCGGCTGCGCCATCACCGGCACCGGCAAGACCGCCGCCTACCTCCTGCCCCTCGTCGAGCGGCTGAAGGCCACGGACGCCGGGCCCACGGGCCTGGTGCTCGCCCCCACGCGCGAGCTCGTGCAGCAGATCGCCGGCGAGGCGTCCTTCTTCGGCGCGCCGCGCGGCCTCACCCAGGCGGTCATCATCGGCGGCACGGACATGGCCGGCCAGGTGGAGGAGCTGCGCGCCAAGCCCTCGCTGCTCATCGCCACGCCGGGCCGCCTGGCCGACCTGCTGCGCGAGGGCCGGGTGACCCTGTCCACCGTGCGCGTGCTCGTGCTCGACGAGGCGGACCGCATGCTGGAGATGGGCTTCGCGCCCGAGCTGGAGCAGGTGCTCGCCGCCCTGCCCCGCGAGCGCCAGACGCTGCTGTTCTCCGCCACGCTCGGCCACAACGTGACGCGCTTCGCCCAGGAGACGCTGCGCCGGCCCGTCAAGGTGGAGGTGACGCCCAGCGGCACGCCCGCCGCGCGCGCCGTGCAGCGCGTGTACGACGTCTCCTCCGAGGAGAAGTACCCCCTGCTGCTCACCCTGCTCGCCAAGGATCAGCTCAGCACGCTCGTCTTCACCCGCACCCGCGAGCGCGCCGAGAAGGTGCAGGGCTACCTGAAGAACGCGGGCTACAAGACGGCCCTCATCCACTCCGATCGCACCCAGGGCCAGCGCCGCCAGGCGCTCGAGGGCTTCCGGCGCGGCCAGTACCGCTGCATGGTGGCCACGGACATCGCCTCGCGCGGCCTGGACGTGGACGACATCGGCCACGTCATCAACTTCGACCTGCCCCACTCGCCCGAGGACTACGTGCACCGCATTGGCCGCACGGCGCGCGCCGGGGCGAGCGGACGCGCGTCCTCCTTCCTCACCGAGCGCGACGAGGAGACGGTGGTGGCCATCGAGCGCATCACCCGGATGCGCCTGCCGCGCGTCGAGGTGCCCCGCAAGGACGCCGCCTTCCGCGAGGCGCTGGACGCCTTCCGCGCCCGCAGCGAGGAGGACTCCCTGCTGGACGCCCTGGACGAGCCGCGCCCCGAGCGTCCGGCCAAGAAGCCCGCTCGGGAGCGCAAGCCCGTTCGGGAAGGCAAGGCCCCCCGGGAGCGCAAGCCCGCTCGGGAGGGCGGATTCGCCCGGCCGGAGTCGCGCGAGCGCGCGGGCGCGGCGCCTTCCCGGAGCGCGGGCAAGACGCGGGGGAAGCGGCCCGGAACGGCGCGCGGGGAGGCCCGGGACGCCGAGCGCCCGAGCCGGGCACCGGGGCGTCGTCCCGCGGCGGGCGGCAAGCCGGGCGGGAGCAGGGGCAAGCCGGGCGGGAGCAGGGCCAGCGGTGGCAGGCCCGGTGGCGGCAAGCCCGGTGGCCGCTCGGGAGGGGCGCCTCGGGGAGCGGGCGGCGCCTCGCGGGGCCGGGGCGGTGGAGGCCGGCGGAGCCGCTGA
- a CDS encoding ROK family protein, which yields MALWGGIEAGGTKFVCAVGSGPEDVRATARIATTTPEATVGEALAFFQAQQRALGPLTALGIASFGPVELHPESPRHGFITSTAKPGWRDTDVVGPFRRALGVPVGFDTDVNGAALAEHRWGAAQGLDTFVYLTVGTGIGGGALVNGRMLHGLLHPEMGHFRLPRDPQADPFPGACPFHGDCLEGLASGPAMEKRWGRPAGELPAEHPAWALQANYLALALSSYICTLSPQRIILGGGVMAQRHLFPLVHAGVRRVLNDYIQAPALTERIAEYIVPPALGDRAGVLGALALARAAA from the coding sequence ATGGCACTGTGGGGTGGCATCGAAGCGGGTGGGACGAAGTTCGTGTGCGCGGTGGGCAGCGGCCCGGAGGACGTCCGCGCCACGGCGCGCATCGCCACCACCACGCCCGAGGCCACGGTGGGCGAGGCCCTGGCCTTCTTCCAGGCCCAGCAGCGCGCGCTCGGGCCGCTCACCGCCCTGGGCATCGCGTCCTTCGGGCCCGTGGAGCTCCACCCGGAGTCGCCCCGCCATGGCTTCATCACCTCCACGGCCAAGCCGGGCTGGCGCGACACGGACGTGGTGGGCCCGTTCCGGCGCGCGCTCGGGGTGCCCGTGGGCTTCGACACGGACGTGAACGGCGCCGCGCTCGCCGAGCACCGCTGGGGCGCCGCCCAGGGGCTCGACACCTTCGTCTACCTCACGGTGGGCACGGGCATCGGCGGCGGGGCGCTCGTCAACGGCCGGATGCTGCACGGCCTGCTCCACCCGGAGATGGGGCACTTCCGCCTGCCGCGCGACCCCCAGGCGGACCCCTTTCCGGGCGCTTGCCCCTTTCACGGCGACTGCCTCGAGGGGCTCGCCTCGGGGCCGGCCATGGAGAAGCGCTGGGGGCGGCCCGCCGGGGAGCTGCCCGCGGAGCATCCCGCGTGGGCGCTCCAGGCGAACTACCTGGCGCTCGCCCTGAGCAGCTACATCTGCACCCTGTCCCCCCAGCGCATCATCCTGGGGGGCGGGGTGATGGCCCAGCGGCACCTCTTCCCGCTCGTGCACGCGGGGGTGCGCCGGGTCCTCAACGACTACATCCAGGCGCCCGCGCTCACCGAGCGCATCGCCGAGTACATCGTGCCGCCCGCGCTGGGAGACCGCGCGGGCGTGCTCGGGGCGCTGGCCCTGGCGCGGGCCGCCGCCTGA
- a CDS encoding glycosyl hydrolase — translation MKPTTFPRRGALAALLVTATVGCTGGEPSPAPPPDTAQDTAALAPSQLTVNLRAYSGHYLVADKGGGAALQAYSTWAKEWETFTLTDLNGGTLQSGDVVTLRGLGGQWVSADKGGGGAVYVNAPHALGWEEFRLVKVGGTGTIAAGDKVALQTTLGGQYLSAIDSGGGDVLATGVSVREWETLTLLVPGTTPPPSGTTPKQRVLNYIQGISGTKTIAGQHNREPNWEPAKWTNAINGTTGRWPGLWSGDFLFQQENIDSRGTMINEAKKQFAAGAVVQLMWHSCPPTQGEACAWQGGVVSKLSDSQWNELLTDGSNLNRVWKSRVDRLVPYLQDLKNNGVAALFRPYHEMNQGVFWWGGRTGAQGTRRLYQMTHDYLTKTKGIDNLIWVWDVQDLSWNFNDYNPGDAYWDIAALDFYNGDGFTKAKYDAMLAVAGNKPIAIGECDRLPGASELRNQPRWVFFMGWSELVYDRNSAAELKAVYGADNVLTRDELPGWK, via the coding sequence ATGAAGCCCACGACCTTCCCCCGGCGCGGCGCGCTCGCCGCGCTGCTCGTCACGGCCACCGTCGGATGCACCGGCGGTGAGCCCTCCCCCGCCCCCCCGCCTGATACGGCCCAGGACACGGCGGCGCTCGCCCCGAGCCAGCTCACGGTGAACCTGCGCGCGTACTCGGGCCACTACCTCGTCGCCGACAAGGGCGGTGGCGCCGCGCTCCAGGCCTACAGCACCTGGGCCAAGGAGTGGGAGACCTTCACCCTCACGGACCTCAACGGCGGCACGCTGCAGAGCGGCGACGTGGTGACGCTGCGGGGGCTCGGCGGGCAGTGGGTCTCGGCCGACAAGGGCGGCGGCGGCGCCGTCTACGTCAACGCGCCGCACGCCCTGGGCTGGGAGGAGTTCCGCCTGGTCAAGGTGGGCGGCACGGGCACCATCGCCGCCGGGGACAAGGTCGCCCTGCAGACGACGCTCGGCGGCCAGTACCTGAGCGCCATCGACTCGGGTGGCGGCGACGTGCTCGCCACCGGCGTGTCCGTGCGCGAGTGGGAGACGCTCACGCTCCTGGTGCCCGGCACGACGCCTCCGCCCTCGGGCACCACGCCCAAGCAGCGGGTGCTCAACTACATCCAGGGCATCTCGGGCACGAAGACGATCGCCGGCCAGCACAACCGCGAGCCCAACTGGGAGCCCGCCAAGTGGACCAACGCCATCAACGGCACCACGGGCCGCTGGCCGGGCCTGTGGAGCGGCGACTTCCTCTTCCAGCAGGAGAACATCGACAGCCGCGGGACGATGATCAACGAGGCGAAGAAGCAGTTCGCCGCGGGCGCCGTGGTGCAGCTCATGTGGCACTCCTGCCCGCCCACCCAGGGTGAGGCGTGCGCCTGGCAGGGCGGCGTTGTCAGCAAGCTGAGTGACAGCCAGTGGAACGAGCTGCTCACGGACGGCTCCAACCTCAACCGCGTCTGGAAGTCGCGGGTGGACAGGCTGGTGCCCTACCTCCAGGACTTGAAGAACAACGGCGTGGCGGCGCTCTTCCGGCCCTACCACGAGATGAACCAGGGCGTGTTCTGGTGGGGCGGCCGCACGGGCGCGCAGGGCACGCGCCGCCTGTACCAGATGACGCACGACTACCTGACCAAGACCAAGGGCATCGACAACCTCATCTGGGTCTGGGACGTGCAGGACCTGAGCTGGAACTTCAACGACTACAACCCGGGGGACGCGTACTGGGACATCGCCGCGCTCGACTTCTACAACGGTGATGGCTTCACCAAGGCCAAGTACGACGCCATGCTCGCGGTGGCGGGCAACAAGCCCATCGCCATTGGCGAGTGCGACCGGCTGCCTGGCGCCAGCGAGCTGCGCAACCAGCCGCGCTGGGTCTTCTTCATGGGCTGGTCCGAGCTCGTCTACGACCGCAACTCGGCCGCGGAGCTCAAGGCCGTCTACGGCGCCGACAACGTGCTCACGCGCGACGAGCTGCCGGGCTGGAAGTAG
- a CDS encoding glycosyl hydrolase family 18 protein, which yields MRLPSLPVRTITVGFAFLSSLLGCSGQPEASAEETLGAQGQAALATRVVGYFPTWNGNVADIQFDKLTHVNYSFVVPTAQGGLTGPGSGDSRLKSLVTAAHAKGVKVLIAVGGWNNGDDSAFEQLAANATARNTFVNNLVNYVTQAGLDGVDIDWEYPDPGTSAQNYATLMKQLGTAMHSRGKLLTAAVVANSYTGGGVPTATFADIDFLNIMAYDGGQPHSTYTYAVQSLDYWLGRGLPKDKAVLGVPFYGRSPSSYVGYAALVARDSQAPYKDNVGDVYYNGIATIQSKTTLALQRAGGVMIWDISDDAKGSASLLTAIAQKAQGGTTQPPTGQNLLANEGFESGLTSWNSEWHNSVLAHKVDTDFPYTGASKLTHYASAAYQQVSGQSKSLANGTYRASVWARSSGGQNALRLYAKNHGGAEVTAEIGSGAVSAWTKYTISNIPVTSGAIEVGVYSDAQAQNWAAFDQFELVAQ from the coding sequence TTGCGCCTTCCGTCCCTGCCCGTCCGCACGATCACCGTTGGCTTCGCCTTCCTCTCGTCGCTGCTCGGGTGCTCCGGACAGCCGGAGGCCAGCGCGGAGGAGACGTTGGGCGCGCAGGGGCAGGCGGCGCTCGCCACGCGCGTGGTTGGCTACTTCCCCACGTGGAATGGCAACGTGGCGGACATCCAGTTCGACAAGCTCACCCACGTCAACTACTCCTTCGTGGTGCCCACGGCCCAGGGTGGCCTGACGGGCCCGGGCAGCGGGGACAGCCGGCTCAAGTCGCTCGTCACCGCGGCGCACGCCAAGGGCGTCAAGGTGCTCATCGCCGTGGGCGGGTGGAACAACGGCGATGACTCGGCCTTCGAGCAGCTCGCCGCCAACGCCACCGCGCGCAACACCTTCGTCAACAACCTGGTCAACTACGTCACCCAGGCGGGCCTGGACGGCGTGGACATCGACTGGGAGTACCCGGACCCGGGCACCTCGGCGCAGAACTACGCCACGCTGATGAAGCAGCTGGGCACCGCCATGCACTCGCGCGGCAAGCTGCTCACCGCCGCGGTCGTCGCCAATAGCTACACGGGTGGCGGCGTGCCCACCGCCACCTTCGCGGACATCGACTTCCTCAACATCATGGCCTACGACGGCGGCCAGCCCCACTCCACGTACACCTACGCGGTGCAGTCGCTGGACTACTGGCTCGGCCGCGGGCTGCCCAAGGACAAGGCCGTGCTCGGCGTGCCGTTCTACGGCCGCTCGCCTTCGTCCTACGTGGGCTACGCCGCGCTGGTCGCCCGTGACTCCCAGGCCCCGTACAAGGACAACGTCGGCGACGTCTATTACAACGGCATCGCCACCATCCAGTCCAAGACGACGCTCGCCCTGCAGCGCGCCGGCGGCGTGATGATCTGGGACATCTCCGATGACGCCAAGGGCAGCGCCTCGCTGCTGACCGCCATCGCGCAGAAGGCGCAGGGCGGCACCACGCAGCCCCCCACGGGCCAGAACCTGCTGGCCAACGAGGGCTTCGAGAGCGGGCTCACCAGCTGGAACTCCGAGTGGCACAACAGCGTGCTCGCGCACAAGGTGGACACGGACTTCCCGTACACGGGCGCCTCCAAGCTCACCCACTACGCCTCCGCCGCCTACCAGCAGGTGAGCGGCCAGTCCAAGAGCCTCGCCAACGGCACCTACCGCGCCAGCGTCTGGGCGCGCTCGAGCGGCGGCCAGAATGCGCTGCGCCTGTACGCGAAGAACCACGGCGGCGCCGAGGTCACGGCCGAGATCGGCTCGGGCGCCGTGTCCGCCTGGACGAAGTACACCATCAGCAACATCCCGGTGACCAGCGGCGCCATCGAGGTGGGTGTCTACAGCGATGCCCAGGCGCAGAACTGGGCCGCGTTCGATCAGTTCGAGCTCGTGGCGCAGTAG
- a CDS encoding efflux RND transporter permease subunit — protein sequence MPRFFIDRPIFAWVIALFIMVAGLFAIPNLPVSQYPSVAPPQITLSTYYPGATPEDTYQSVTRIIEEELNGTRSLLYFESTSESTGAISITATFAPGTDPALAAVDLQNRVKRVEPRLPRAVAQQGIQLDEAGSGFLLMVSLRSPDGSVDERGLGDYASRNVLNELRRIDGVGRAQLFSAERAMRIWLDPNKLLGLGLSTQDVTNAIRGQNAQVAAGALGDQPGPATQQVAASILVKGQLTSTDEFGAIVLRANADGSSVRLRDVARVEVGGQGYAISSRLNSQPSAAIGVQLSPTGNALTTSREVHAKMKELSRFFPAGVEYEIPFDTAPFVEVSIRKVLYTLGEAVVLVFLVMLLFLQNIRYTLIPTLIVPIALLGTCAVMWASGLSINVLTMFAMVLAIGILVDDAIVVIENVERIMSEEGLPPREATQKAMQQITGAVIGITLVLSSVFVPMAFFPGSVGIIYKQFSLTMVAAILFSALLALSLTPALCATFLKPIVPGHAHASRGFFGWFNRGFERTARGYHGLVGRSLRRSGRFMLLYVVLLAVLGGLFVRLPSAFIPDEDQGFLIVGMQGPPEATSPRMLDVIVQVEKNFLEDPAVDRILSIQGFSFSGQGQNAALAFVTLKAWAERAVEDTAAAVAQRANGALWGLRDAIVFAVPPPPIEGLGNTGGFAFRLEDRGGLGQEALASAREQLLAAAAKSPVLVDVRFEGLTNAAQAELRIDREKASALGITFADINETLNTYLGSTYVNDFPNTGRMQRVIVQAEGARRTRVEDLLTLTVRGASGAQTPLSAFASVNWRIAPAQVIGYNGYPSVRLGGNAAPGYSSGDALREMERLAGELPRGFGFDWTGQSLQELQSGAQEPILIALSLLFVFLCLAALYESWSIPISVMLVVPLGVLGAVLAVLLRGMSNDVYFKVGFITIIGLSAKNAILIIEFAKDLRAQGRSLMDAALEAAQLRFRPILMTSLAFTLGVVPLAIARGAGAASQQAIGTGVLGGMISATVLAVLFVPVFYVVVMGLFGARRSARPPSEAPAPTPPPP from the coding sequence ATGCCGCGTTTCTTCATCGACAGGCCCATCTTCGCGTGGGTGATCGCGCTGTTCATCATGGTAGCGGGGCTGTTCGCCATCCCGAACCTGCCCGTCTCGCAGTACCCGAGCGTGGCGCCGCCGCAGATCACCCTGTCCACCTACTACCCGGGCGCCACCCCGGAGGACACCTACCAGAGCGTCACGCGCATCATCGAGGAGGAGCTCAACGGCACGCGCTCGCTGCTGTACTTCGAGTCGACGAGTGAGTCGACGGGCGCCATCTCCATCACGGCGACGTTCGCGCCCGGGACGGATCCCGCGCTCGCCGCGGTGGACCTGCAGAACCGCGTCAAGCGCGTGGAGCCCCGGCTGCCGCGGGCCGTGGCGCAGCAGGGCATCCAGCTGGACGAGGCGGGCAGCGGCTTTCTGCTGATGGTGTCCCTGCGCTCGCCGGATGGCTCCGTGGATGAGCGGGGGCTCGGGGACTACGCCTCGCGCAACGTGCTCAACGAATTGCGCCGCATCGACGGCGTGGGCCGGGCGCAGCTCTTCTCCGCGGAGCGGGCCATGCGCATCTGGCTGGACCCGAACAAGCTGCTCGGGCTGGGCCTGTCCACCCAGGACGTCACCAACGCCATCCGGGGGCAGAACGCCCAGGTGGCCGCGGGCGCGCTGGGTGACCAGCCCGGCCCCGCCACGCAGCAGGTGGCGGCGAGCATCCTGGTGAAGGGCCAGCTCACGTCCACGGACGAGTTCGGCGCCATCGTGCTGCGCGCCAACGCGGATGGCTCCTCGGTGCGCCTGCGGGACGTGGCGCGCGTGGAGGTGGGGGGCCAGGGGTACGCCATTTCCTCGCGGCTCAACAGCCAGCCGAGCGCGGCCATCGGCGTGCAGTTGTCGCCCACGGGCAACGCGCTCACCACCTCGCGCGAGGTGCACGCGAAGATGAAGGAGCTGTCGCGCTTCTTCCCCGCGGGCGTGGAGTACGAGATTCCCTTCGACACGGCCCCCTTCGTGGAGGTGTCCATCCGCAAGGTGCTCTACACGCTCGGCGAGGCGGTGGTACTCGTCTTCCTGGTGATGCTGCTGTTCCTGCAGAACATCCGCTACACGCTCATCCCCACGCTCATCGTCCCCATCGCCCTGTTGGGCACGTGCGCGGTGATGTGGGCCTCGGGCCTGTCCATCAACGTGCTCACCATGTTCGCCATGGTGCTGGCCATCGGCATCCTCGTGGACGACGCCATCGTGGTGATCGAGAACGTCGAGCGCATCATGAGCGAGGAGGGCCTGCCCCCCCGCGAGGCCACCCAGAAGGCCATGCAGCAGATCACCGGCGCGGTCATCGGCATCACGCTCGTGCTCAGCTCGGTGTTCGTGCCCATGGCCTTCTTCCCGGGCTCGGTGGGCATCATCTACAAGCAGTTCTCCCTGACCATGGTGGCGGCCATCCTGTTCTCGGCGCTGCTCGCCCTGTCGTTGACGCCGGCCTTGTGCGCCACCTTCCTCAAGCCGATCGTCCCGGGCCACGCGCACGCGAGCCGGGGCTTCTTCGGGTGGTTCAACCGCGGCTTCGAGCGCACCGCGCGGGGCTACCACGGCCTGGTGGGCCGGAGCCTGCGCCGCTCGGGCCGGTTCATGCTGCTGTACGTCGTGCTGCTCGCGGTGCTCGGCGGGCTGTTCGTCCGGCTGCCCTCGGCCTTCATCCCGGACGAGGATCAGGGCTTCCTCATCGTGGGCATGCAGGGGCCGCCGGAAGCCACGAGCCCGCGCATGCTCGACGTGATCGTCCAGGTGGAGAAGAACTTCCTGGAGGATCCGGCGGTGGATCGCATCCTCTCCATCCAGGGCTTCAGCTTCTCCGGCCAGGGGCAGAACGCGGCGCTGGCCTTCGTGACGTTGAAGGCCTGGGCCGAGCGGGCGGTGGAGGACACCGCGGCGGCGGTCGCCCAGCGGGCCAACGGGGCGCTCTGGGGGCTGCGCGACGCCATCGTCTTCGCCGTGCCCCCGCCGCCCATCGAGGGCCTGGGCAACACGGGCGGCTTCGCCTTCCGCCTGGAGGACCGGGGCGGGCTGGGACAGGAGGCCCTCGCCTCGGCCCGGGAGCAGCTGCTGGCGGCCGCGGCGAAGAGCCCCGTGCTCGTGGACGTGCGCTTCGAGGGCCTGACCAACGCGGCCCAGGCGGAGCTGCGGATCGATCGCGAGAAGGCCAGCGCGCTGGGCATCACCTTCGCGGACATCAACGAGACGCTCAACACGTACCTGGGCTCGACGTACGTGAACGACTTCCCCAACACCGGGCGGATGCAGCGGGTGATCGTCCAGGCGGAGGGCGCGCGGCGCACGCGCGTCGAGGACCTGCTGACGCTCACGGTGCGCGGTGCCAGTGGGGCCCAGACGCCGCTGTCGGCCTTCGCGAGCGTGAACTGGCGCATCGCGCCGGCCCAGGTCATCGGCTACAACGGCTATCCCTCGGTGCGGCTCGGCGGCAACGCGGCCCCGGGCTACTCCAGCGGTGACGCCCTGCGGGAGATGGAGCGCCTGGCGGGCGAGCTGCCCCGGGGCTTTGGCTTCGACTGGACCGGCCAGTCGCTGCAGGAACTCCAGTCGGGCGCGCAGGAGCCCATCCTCATCGCCCTGTCGCTCCTGTTCGTCTTCCTGTGCCTGGCGGCGCTCTACGAGAGCTGGTCCATCCCGATCTCGGTGATGCTGGTGGTGCCGCTGGGCGTGCTCGGCGCGGTGCTGGCGGTGCTGCTGCGCGGCATGAGCAACGACGTCTACTTCAAGGTGGGCTTCATCACGATCATCGGGCTGTCGGCCAAGAACGCCATCCTCATCATCGAGTTCGCCAAGGATCTACGGGCCCAGGGCCGCTCGCTGATGGACGCGGCGCTGGAGGCCGCGCAGCTGCGCTTCCGGCCCATCCTCATGACGTCGCTGGCCTTCACGCTGGGCGTGGTGCCGCTCGCCATCGCGCGGGGCGCGGGCGCCGCGAGCCAGCAGGCCATCGGCACCGGCGTGCTCGGCGGGATGATCAGCGCCACGGTGCTCGCGGTCCTCTTCGTGCCCGTCTTCTACGTGGTCGTCATGGGCCTGTTCGGCGCGCGGCGAAGCGCCAGGCCGCCCTCCGAGGCGCCCGCCCCCACGCCTCCCCCGCCGTGA